A window from Rhineura floridana isolate rRhiFlo1 chromosome 19, rRhiFlo1.hap2, whole genome shotgun sequence encodes these proteins:
- the C19H22orf39 gene encoding UPF0545 protein C22orf39 homolog isoform X2: MADSGAWRPPRACDDYWSEWKHCKSILNLFHYYYTYGEAPSCRQWKRDYENCREWEKTKNPAAKDSLCKSERERVMEKRKYAPVWNLRKSPPMDWYMPLPEDKPK; the protein is encoded by the exons ATGGCTGACAGCGGTGCCTGGAGG CCCCCGCGAGCATGCGACGATTACTGGTCCGAATGGAAACACTGCAAGAGTATCCTGAACCTGTTTCATTATTACTACACGTATGGGGAGGCGCCTTCCTGCAGGCAGTGGAAAAGAGATTACGAGAACTGCAGGGAGTGGGAGAAAACGAAAAATCCCGCAGCTAAG GACTCCCTATGTAAGAGTGAAAGAGAGCGGGTTATGGAGAAACGAAAGTATGCCCCTGTGTGGAACTTGAGAAAAAGCCCTCCCATGGACTGGTATATGCCTCTTCCTGAAGACAAACCAAAGTGA
- the C19H22orf39 gene encoding UPF0545 protein C22orf39 homolog isoform X1: protein MADSGAWRILLFLSPVDEWFILCHPHFSVFVWQPPRACDDYWSEWKHCKSILNLFHYYYTYGEAPSCRQWKRDYENCREWEKTKNPAAKDSLCKSERERVMEKRKYAPVWNLRKSPPMDWYMPLPEDKPK, encoded by the exons ATGGCTGACAGCGGTGCCTGGAGG atcctgctttttctttctcctGTGGATGAGTGGTTCATTTTGTGCCATCCGCATTTTTCCGTATTTGTTTGGCAGCCCCCGCGAGCATGCGACGATTACTGGTCCGAATGGAAACACTGCAAGAGTATCCTGAACCTGTTTCATTATTACTACACGTATGGGGAGGCGCCTTCCTGCAGGCAGTGGAAAAGAGATTACGAGAACTGCAGGGAGTGGGAGAAAACGAAAAATCCCGCAGCTAAG GACTCCCTATGTAAGAGTGAAAGAGAGCGGGTTATGGAGAAACGAAAGTATGCCCCTGTGTGGAACTTGAGAAAAAGCCCTCCCATGGACTGGTATATGCCTCTTCCTGAAGACAAACCAAAGTGA